The region aggctcataatttaatgattttatttgtacttacagatggcatacaagtttgatattaaggcacatggaagttcacatgttcgagaaggaaTTTCTccccaaaaaacacattttgatatgtataaaataaaaatcactttcaaacagctctcctgtgaagtcgtgacttgcgacatactGAATCGGGTCACAAATGTAATCTATCCACGGAAAGCGCGATGTAGACCATCTGTTTTGTGAATAGACATGGATTTTTTGGATCTTAAACGTAAAAACAAAATTGCTCAGTTGTCACAACCCTAATGTATGTCATTCATACTATTGGTAAACTATTCATCTTTGTTTTTCAAGTGTCCAGGAGTAAAGAGTCTTAAGTGACACACTTTTTTCTTTTTTCAATAATTGACAGGATGTTGTTCAGACAGCCACGGCGGACACAGCAGTAGAGGCTGAGCTTGGAGAGGAGATTGGAGAGACTGTTGCAAAACAGACACTTCAGATTCAGAAAGACACTGTGTTGCTGGTGAACCTGAAGAAAACCTTGCAACCACAAGTGGAGGTAGAAAATGTGGCCTCAGAgatagaggaggtggaggaggaggctccAAAGGAGGTGGCAGGAACCAATGAAGACAAAGGAGAGAACAACGAAGAAACAGGCAGACCAAGATCCACTCGTATCACCAAACCTGTTGAGGCtgaggagacggtggaagaggaGCAGCCAACAGTTGAGGAACCTGCTGTGGAAGTGGAGATCTCGCCACctgaagatgaagaggaggctCCGGTTGTAGAACCTAGAGTCCTGAGTAGAGGAAGAAAAAGTGTTCCATTTACTCCGACTCCAAAACGCAAGTCCAAAAGAAGAGGCAAACAGcatgaggaagaggagaatgtGGAGGAGCCAGCAGAAGAAGAGGCACCAGTAATGGAAGCCAGAGTtctgaggagaggaaggaaatcggCTTCTGCTCCTGCCACACCTAGACGCCAATCCACACATGTACCTAAAGAGGAGGAGGCGGCTGAATCTGTTCGGGAAGCTTTGGAAGAAAAGGAGAAAGTAAAACCAGTGGAGGAGGTAAGGGCAGAGGAGAAAGACACACTAATGGACGAAGAGGACATGGTGGAGGAAGCTGCAACAGTGGAGAGTGTGGAGGAAGAAAGGGTGGCAGTGGAAGCCATAACTGAGGAAGATGGAAaggtagaggaagagaaggaaaaggaAGCTGAAGCTCCACCTGAAACTGCAACAGTGGAGGAAGAGAGTGTCGTAAAAGAAAATGTGGATGAAGAAGCAACAGCTAAGGAAGAGGAAGAGCAGGaagtggagagagtggaagaaGAAAATATTGAGGAAGCTGCAGCAGAAACTATTAGTGTGGAAGAAAATATGGAGGAGGAAGTAGCAACCACAGAGGAGAAAAAGGAAGAGGAAGAAGTGAAGAAAGAGGAGATAGTTATTGAACTAGCTGTAGAAAAACTATCTGAAGAAGTTGCTGGGATAGAAGAGGTAGAtaaagtggaggagaaagaggaagcaAAGCCAGTtgaggaagagaagaagactTCACTCGAGGAGGAAGAGCAAACTccagtagaggaggaagaggatgctcCAGTTGTAGAAACAAGAGTTttgaggagaggaagaaaaagtATTCCAGCTACTCCGACTCCAAAGCGCAAGTACACAAGAAGAGACAAACAAGAAGAGGAGAAAGACCCAGCTGTGGAAGAAAAGGAACCAGTAGTGGAAGCCAGAGTtctgaggagaggaggcagaggaagatgTTCTGCTCCTGCCCCTGCCACACACGGACGCAAATCCACAAGAGCCTGCCAACaaactgaggaagaggaggatgtggaggcaACGGTTGAACCTGCACCAGAAGCGATGGAGGaaaagatggaggaagagaagaaagtGGAGATAGTGGAAGAGGCGAGTgttgtggaaaaagtaaaagCAGTGGAGGGAGAAGGAACAACTCTGGAAGAGGAAAATGTGGAGGCTGAAGCAACAACTGAGGAAAATGAAGATGTTGAGGAAGCTGCAGCAGAAACTGCACCAGTGAAAGAAAATGTGGAGGCTGAAGCAACAACTGAGGAAAATGAAGATGTTGAGGAAGCTGCAGCAGAAACTGCACCAGTGAAAGAAAATGTGGAGGCTGAAGCAACAACTGAGGAAAAGGAAGATGTtgaggaagagaagaaagaggtTGAAGCAGTAAAGGAAACAATTGTTGAAATGGCTGTAGAGAAACTAGCAGAGACTGTTGAAAAGGCAGAAAACGTGGAGGAGGTAACAGCAGTGGAAAGTGTTGCAGATGAAGTGATAAAAAAGCCTGTTGAGGAACCTGCCAAGGAAGGGAAGACCTCACTACCTGAGGATGGAGAAGAGACTCCAGTGGTAGAAACAAGAGTCctgaggagaggaagaaaaagcATTCCAGTAACGCCTCCAAAACGCAAGTCCACACGAAGAGGCAAACAACCTGAAGAAGAGAAAGATGCAGAGGAAGACCCAGCTGAGGAGGAAGATGCACCAGTAGTGGAAACCATAGTTCTGAAGAGCGATAACGGGGGCAGATTTTCTGCTCTTGCCCCTCCTTCTGCCACGCCCACATGCAAATCCACACACGCCTGCATAAAacctgaggaagaggagaagaaggaagaagagtTGGAGGTAGAAAAGGTAGAGGAGGAAAAGATGGAGACGGTGGCTGAACCTATTCAGGAAGCTTTGGAAGTAGTGGATGAAGCAGCAGCTGCAACAGTGGAGAGTATGGGGGAAGAAAGGGTGGCAGAGGAACTAAGAACTGAGGAAGAGGAAACTGAAGCTGCAGCTGAAACTGTACCAGTGGAAGAGGAGAGTGTTGCAGAAGAAAAGGTGGTGGAGGGAGAAACAATTCAGGAAGAGGAAAAGGTAGAGGAGGAAAAGGAGATTACAGAAACTATTACAACACAGACACTCAAGCTTCAGAAAGCCACTGTGGTGCTGGTGGACTTGAAACAAATCTTGCAACCACAAGTGGGGATTGAAAATGTGGCCTCAGAGatagaggaggtgaaggaggatgCTCCAAAGGATGTGGCAGGAACTGATGAAGACGAAGTTGAGGACCCTGCTGTGGAAGTGGAGATCTCGCCAcctgaggatgaagaggaggctCCAGTTGTAGAAACAAGAGTCttgaggagaggaagaaaaagtGTTCCATTTACCCCGACTCCAAAACGCAAGTCCAAAAGAAAAGGCAAACAGCATGACGAAGAGGAGAATGTGGAGGAGCCACAGGAAAAAGAGGCAGCTGAGGAAGATGAAGAACAGGCTCCCGTAGTGGAAGCCAGAGTtctgaggagaggaaggaaatctGCTTCTGCCACACCTAGACGCAAATCCACACATGCCACTAAAGAACCTGAAGAGGAGGACTTGGCTGAATCTGTTCGGGAATCTGTGGATAAAAAAGAGGAAGTAAAACCAGTGGAGGAGGTAAGGGCAGAGGAGAAAGACACACTAATGGATGAGGAGGACATGGTGGAGGAAGCTGCAACAGTGGAGAGTGTGGAGGAAGAAAGGGTGGCAGTGGAAGCCATAACTGAGGAAGACGGAAaggtagaggaagagaaggaagaggaagcTGAAGCTGCAAAagtggaggaggggagtgttgCAGAAGTAAATGTGGATGAAGAAGCAACAACTGAAGAAAAGGAAaaagtggaggaagaggaggaagcagagagagtggAACAAGAAAATATTGAGGAAGCTGCAGCTGAAACTATTGGTGTGGAagacaagatggaggaggaagtagCAACCACAGAGGAGAAAAAGGAAGAGGAAAAAGtggaagagaagaaagaggaaaCACTTATTGAACTACTTGTAGAACAACTATCTGAGGAAGTTTATGTGGTAGAGGCAGAaaaagtggaggagaaagaggaagcaAAGCCAGTtgaggaagagaagaagactTCACCACCCGAGGAGGAAGAGCAAGCTccagtagaggaggaagaggatgctcCAGTTGTAGAAACAAGAGTTttgaggagaggaagaaaaagtATTCCAGCTACTCCGACTCCAAAGCGCAAGTCCACAAGAAGAGACAAACAAGCGGAGGAGAAAGACCCAGCTGTGGAAGAAAAGGAACCAGTAGTGGAAACCAGAGCtctgaggagaggaggcagaggaagatgTTCTGCTCCTGTCCCTGCCACACACGGACGCAAATCCACACGATCCCGCAAACAGCCTgaggagaaggatgaggaggTGGAGGCAGAATTGGTAAATGAGCAAAAGATGGTAGAGGTGGTTGCACCTGTTCAGGATGCTGTGGAGGCAGAATTGGTAAATGCACAAAAGATGGCAGAGGTGGTTGCACCTGTTCAGGATGCTGTGGAGGAAAAAATGGGGGAAGAAAAAGCAGTGGACGAAGCAGAAGCTGAAACTGCACCGTTGGAAGAGGAGAGTGTTGCTGAACAAAAGGTGGTGGAGGGACAAACGACTCAGGAAGAGAGAACTGCTACTGTGGAAGAAAAGGTGGAAGACAAAATACCTGAAAAAGAGGAAAAGGTTGAAGAGGACAAGAAAGCTGAAGCTGAAACTGCACCAGTAGAAGAGGAGAGTGTTGCAGACGAAAAAGTGGAGGAAGAAGCAAAACCCACAGAGGAGGAAAAGGTAGAAAAAGCAGCAACTGAGGAAGAGGAAAGAGTTGAGGAAGATAAGAAAGAGGTGGAAGCAGAAGAGGAAGAAATGGTTGAAATGGGTGTAGAAAAACTAGCAGATGTAGGTGAAGAGGCAGAACAAGTGGAGGAGTCAACAGCAGTTGAAAGGGTTGCAGATGAAGTGCTATTAAAGCCAGTTGAGGAACCTgctgaggaagaagagaagacCTCACCCcctgaggaagaagagaagacCTCGCCACCTGAGGAAGAAGATAAGACCTCACCACCTGAGAAGGAAGAGGTAGATGAGGAAGAACAAGCTCCAGTTGTAGAAGTAAGAGTTctgaggagaggaagaaaaagtGTTTCAGTTTCTCCCCCAAAACGCAAGTTGAGAGGAAAAGGTCAACAGCCTGAGAAAGACGAGAAGCTGGAGGAGCCAGAGGAGGAAGAGGCAGCTGAGGAGAAAGAAGAGGCACCCATAGTTGAAGCCAGAGTTCTCAGGAGAGGAAGGAGATCTGCCCCTACAACTGCCCCTGCTACATCTAGACGCAAATCCACACGAGTCAGCAAGCatcctgaggaagaggaggatgtggCGGCAGTTGCTGAACCTGCACCAGAAGCGATGGAGGAAAAGGTGGAGGAAGAAAAAGCTATGGAGGAGGAAACGGAAGCTGCAGCTGAAACAGCACCAGTGGAAGAGGAGAGTGTTGCAGAAGAAAAGGTGGAGGAAGTAAAAgcagtggaggaggaaggagaaattGTGGAAGATGAAAATGTGGAGGACGAGAAGGAACTGCAGATTGTGGTAAAAGAGAAGGTTCAAGAAGCTAAAGCTGCAGCTGAAACTGAACCAGTTGAACAGGATAATGTTGCAGAAGAAAAGGTGGAAGAGGAATTAAAAAGCATAGAGGAAGAAACGGTGGAAGAAGAAACaactgaggaagaggagaaagttGAGGAAGAGAAGAAAGATATGAATGCAGAAAAGGAAACATTTGTTGAAATGGCTGTAGAAAAACTAGCAGAGGTTGTTGAAGAGGCAGAAAAAGTGGAGGAGGTAACAGCAGTGGAAAGTGTTGCAGATGAAGTGGTAGAAAATCCAgctgaggaagaagagaagacCTCACTAcctgaggtggaagaggaggcTCCAGTTGTAGAAACAAGAGTTctgaggagaggaagaaaaagtgttccagtttctcctccAAAACTTAAGTCCACAAAAAGAGGCAAACAAGTCCAGGAAGAGGAAAGCATGGAGGAGCCGGAGGATGAAGAAGCACCAATAGTGGAAACCAGAGTTACAAGGAAAGGAAGGAAATCTGTCCTTGCTCCTGCCACACCTAGACGCAAATCCAAACGAGCCCGCATAGAACCTGAAGAAGAGAAAGATGAGAATGAAGAGGAAAAGGTAGACAATGCGGCTGCAACAGTGAAGAGTGTGGAGGAAGAAAAGGTGGAGGAAGTGAATGAACTGGAGGCAGAAGAAAAGGTTGAAGAGGAAACAAAAGCTGTGGAAGAAGCAAGAACTGAGGAAGAAGAAAAGGTGGAAGAAGCAACCACTGAGGAAGAAGAAAAGGTGGAAGAAGCAACCACTGAGGAAGAAGAAAAGGTGGAAGAAGCAACCACGGAGGAAGAAGAAAAGGTGGAAGAAGCAACCACTGAGGAAGGAGAAAAGGTGGAAGAAGCAACAACTGAGGGAGGAAAAAAGGTGGAAGAAGCAACAACTGCGGGGGCTGTGGTAGAGGAGGCTGAAAAGGTGGAGGAGGTGGCAACAGTGATGAAAAGTGTTGCAGTCGAAAAGCCAGTTGAGGAAGAGAAGACCTCACAACCTGAGGAAGAAGCAGAGACTCCTGTTGTAGAAATAAGGGTCCTAAGGCGAGGGAAAAAAAGCACTCCTGTTAATCCTCCAAAACGTAGGTTCACACCAAGAGGCAAGCAAGCTGAGGAAAATGAGAAGAAGGAGGAAGAAAAAGTAGAGGAGGTGGCTGAACATGTGCCGGAAGCTGTGGAGGAAAAGGAGGTGGCAGCTGAGGAAGATGAGGCACCATTAGTGGAAGCCAATGTTCTGTGGAGAGGAAGGAGATCTGCCCCTTCCACACCA is a window of Oncorhynchus keta strain PuntledgeMale-10-30-2019 chromosome 25, Oket_V2, whole genome shotgun sequence DNA encoding:
- the LOC118358589 gene encoding titin-like isoform X9; amino-acid sequence: MLWKTTVISQPRSSKGMEFPVDGLVSVSQEILERSAQDYMNSLLHSPLDSPQHLTLANNTQVPIGLSNVGFVPLYGDNMRQKVLALFSQQDQFTAVGLYLLDQWWSLENILKTANSAKDGAVEVETIGERIVLYVLNRVVYRAKEISSGELPFLCHGENDYAKILWKDGQAVGFYSVKPSGSLCSSFVTQCYHIPVMDSIFVRKCHRGNGLGLQMLENFVDSFKEEYLGLRYPLSKAMYKVCGKYLSLYPAHRDLLWEVESVGGPSQRTNIANKIQAMAMSTLSKNLSFTEHSVVNRDVVENKVVMEEVTSHLQEQEAMEYTVEIVEEVTLVRVPKENEEMPVTTRGRSSGLKRKNILEESKSEKVLRVEDIEAEGETPKEKPVAEPHQDNKDVVAESDKEELAEDVIDTAMGDTAVEPELGEEMGKTVTTRTLQIQKDAVLLVNLKETLQPQVEVENVASEIEEVEEEAPKEVAEIDEETAEEPSKEEKKRSLTKPVEAEEKTVNEEQPAVEKPAEVKEKISPPEKEVVAPVVETRVLRRGIKSVPATPTPKRKYTRRVKQPVEEEKEEEVAEEEVEAAVVEAKVLRRGRRSAPPPAHTTPKCKSTPTVVEAEEAEKTDEMTEEEVDDEVQEKAVEEEKATTTTTSQEEEKATTTTTSQEEEKATTTTTSQEEEKATTTPTTSQEEEKATTTTTTTTSQEEEKATTTTSQEEEKATTTTTSQEEEKATTTTTTSQEEEKATTTTTSQEEEKTTTTTTTTTTTTSQEEEKATTTTTSQEEEKATTTTTTTTTTSQEEEKATTTTTTSQEEEKATTTTTSQEEEKATTTTTSQEEEKATTTTTTSQEEEKATTTTTTSQEEEKATTTTTTSQEEEKATTTTTSQEEEKATTTSQEEEKVESFEEVVEVPPVVETRAMRSRTKTGTAATPKRKSLRSKSSVDYKEQDAEEEETGNESTVEEGEDNVVAEEVSVVEEEDKEEEEGFPVAEVAAVDETEKQPEEHKSEKVIRIEGETPKEKAVAEHQQHNKEEDAAESDKEELAEDVVQTATADTAVEAELGEEIGETVAKQTLQIQKDTVLLVNLKKTLQPQVEVENVASEIEEVEEEAPKEVAGTNEDKGENNEETGRPRSTRITKPVEAEETVEEEQPTVEEPAVEVEISPPEDEEEAPVVEPRVLSRGRKSVPFTPTPKRKSKRRGKQHEEEENVEEPAEEEAPVMEARVLRRGRKSASAPATPRRQSTHVPKEEEAAESVREALEEKEKVKPVEEVRAEEKDTLMDEEDMVEEAATVESVEEERVAVEAITEEDGKVEEEKEKEAEAPPETATVEEESVVKENVDEEATAKEEEEQEVERVEEENIEEAAAETISVEENMEEEVATTEEKKEEEEVKKEEIVIELAVEKLSEEVAGIEEVDKVEEKEEAKPVEEEKKTSLEEEEQTPVEEEEDAPVVETRVLRRGRKSIPATPTPKRKYTRRDKQEEEKDPAVEEKEPVVEARVLRRGGRGRCSAPAPATHGRKSTRACQQTEEEEDVEATVEPAPEAMEEKMEEEKKVEIVEEASVVEKVKAVEGEGTTLEEENVEAEATTEENEDVEEAAAETAPVKENVEAEATTEENEDVEEAAAETAPVKENVEAEATTEEKEDVEEEKKEVEAVKETIVEMAVEKLAETVEKAENVEEVTAVESVADEVIKKPVEEPAKEGKTSLPEDGEETPVVETRVLRRGRKSIPVTPPKRKSTRRGKQPEEEKDAEEDPAEEEDAPVVETIVLKSDNGGRFSALAPPSATPTCKSTHACIKPEEEEKKEEELEVEKVEEEKMETVAEPIQEALEVVDEAAAATVESMGEERVAEELRTEEEETEAAAETVPVEEESVAEEKVVEGETIQEEEKVEEEKEITETITTQTLKLQKATVVLVDLKQILQPQVGIENVASEIEEVKEDAPKDVAGTDEDEVEDPAVEVEISPPEDEEEAPVVETRVLRRGRKSVPFTPTPKRKSKRKGKQHDEEENVEEPQEKEAAEEDEEQAPVVEARVLRRGRKSASATPRRKSTHATKEPEEEDLAESVRESVDKKEEVKPVEEVRAEEKDTLMDEEDMVEEAATVESVEEERVAVEAITEEDGKVEEEKEEEAEAAKVEEGSVAEVNVDEEATTEEKEKVEEEEEAERVEQENIEEAAAETIGVEDKMEEEVATTEEKKEEEKVEEKKEETLIELLVEQLSEEVYVVEAEKVEEKEEAKPVEEEKKTSPPEEEEQAPVEEEEDAPVVETRVLRRGRKSIPATPTPKRKSTRRDKQAEEKDPAVEEKEPVVETRALRRGGRGRCSAPVPATHGRKSTRSRKQPEEKDEEVEAELVNEQKMVEVVAPVQDAVEAELVNAQKMAEVVAPVQDAVEEKMGEEKAVDEAEAETAPLEEESVAEQKVVEGQTTQEERTATVEEKVEDKIPEKEEKVEEDKKAEAETAPVEEESVADEKVEEEAKPTEEEKVEKAATEEEERVEEDKKEVEAEEEEMVEMGVEKLADVGEEAEQVEESTAVERVADEVLLKPVEEPAEEEEKTSPPEEEEKTSPPEEEDKTSPPEKEEVDEEEQAPVVEVRVLRRGRKSVSVSPPKRKLRGKGQQPEKDEKLEEPEEEEAAEEKEEAPIVEARVLRRGRRSAPTTAPATSRRKSTRVSKHPEEEEDVAAVAEPAPEAMEEKVEEEKAMEEETEAAAETAPVEEESVAEEKVEEVKAVEEEGEIVEDENVEDEKELQIVVKEKVQEAKAAAETEPVEQDNVAEEKVEEELKSIEEETVEEETTEEEEKVEEEKKDMNAEKETFVEMAVEKLAEVVEEAEKVEEVTAVESVADEVVENPAEEEEKTSLPEVEEEAPVVETRVLRRGRKSVPVSPPKLKSTKRGKQVQEEESMEEPEDEEAPIVETRVTRKGRKSVLAPATPRRKSKRARIEPEEEKDENEEEKVDNAAATVKSVEEEKVEEVNELEAEEKVEEETKAVEEARTEEEEKVEEATTEEEEKVEEATTEEEEKVEEATTEEEEKVEEATTEEGEKVEEATTEGGKKVEEATTAGAVVEEAEKVEEVATVMKSVAVEKPVEEEKTSQPEEEAETPVVEIRVLRRGKKSTPVNPPKRRFTPRGKQAEENEKKEEEKVEEVAEHVPEAVEEKEVAAEEDEAPLVEANVLWRGRRSAPSTPRRKSKRARKEPEEEENEEENVEEENAVEEKMVVEENKMEEEEEKVEEPAENAASETKEAEAIAQQPEEVAEQTEQKEEVKNTAETEEEKVADEETDKAVEKDEGDTTNVGKNTDKATVTSATQDEVAGKASEDEEGETLAVEAEEAEKTEETTEEVEDKVQDKAVEEEGEASTTTSQEEERVEAESFEEVVEVPPVVETRAMRSRTKTVTAATPKRKSLRSKSSVDYKEQDAEEEETGNEPTVEEGEDNVVAEEASVVEEEKKEKEEEGAPVPEVAVVKEMEKQPVVSRVLRVRLTATPMAIPTPQQRTSTKRSKIVTPEKVEPEVGMLSSDEEQEESPVEKRNLRKRKSMEPTPVRRSMRRSRT
- the LOC118358589 gene encoding titin-like isoform X8, which codes for MLWKTTVISQPRSSKGMEFPVDGLVSVSQEILERSAQDYMNSLLHSPLDSPQHLTLANNTQVPIGLSNVGFVPLYGDNMRQKVLALFSQQDQFTAVGLYLLDQWWSLENILKTANSAKDGAVEVETIGERIVLYVLNRVVYRAKEISSGELPFLCHGENDYAKILWKDGQAVGFYSVKPSGSLCSSFVTQCYHIPVMDSIFVRKCHRGNGLGLQMLENFVDSFKEEYLGLRYPLSKAMYKVCGKYLSLYPAHRDLLWEVESVGGPSQRTNIANKIQAMAMSTLSKNLSFTEHSVVNRDVVENKVVMEEVTSHLQEQEAMEYTVEIVEEVTLVRVPKENEEMPVTTRGRSSGLKRKNILEESKSEKVLRVEDIEAEGETPKEKPVAEPHQDNKDVVAESDKEELAEDVIDTAMGDTAVEPELGEEMGKTVTTRTLQIQKDAVLLVNLKETLQPQVEVENVASEIEEVEEEAPKEVAEIDEETAEEPSKEEKKRSLTKPVEAEEKTVNEEQPAVEKPAEVKEKISPPEKEVVAPVVETRVLRRGIKSVPATPTPKRKYTRRVKQPVEEEKEEEVAEEEVEAAVVEAKVLRRGRRSAPPPAHTTPKCKSTPTVVEAEEAEKTDEMTEEEVDDEVQEKAVEEEKATTTTTSQEEEKATTTTTSQEEEKATTTTTSQEEEKATTTPTTSQEEEKATTTTTTTTSQEEEKATTTTSQEEEKATTTTTSQEEEKATTTTTTSQEEEKATTTTTSQEEEKTTTTTTTTTTTTSQEEEKATTTTTSQEEEKATTTTTTTTTTSQEEEKATTTTTTSQEEEKATTTTTSQEEEKATTTTTSQEEEKATTTTTTSQEEEKATTTTTTSQEEEKATTTTTTSQEEEKATTTTTSQEEEKATTTSQEEEKVESFEEVVEVPPVVETRAMRSRTKTGTAATPKRKSLRSKSSVDYKEQDAEEEETGNESTVEEGEDNVVAEEVSVVEEEDKEEEEGFPVPEVAVVEESEKQPEEHKSEKVIRIEGETPKEKAVAEHQQHNKEEDAAESDKEELAEDVVQTATADTAVEAELGEEIGETVAKQTLQIQKDTVLLVNLKKTLQPQVEVENVASEIEEVEEEAPKEVAGTNEDKGENNEETGRPRSTRITKPVEAEETVEEEQPTVEEPAVEVEISPPEDEEEAPVVEPRVLSRGRKSVPFTPTPKRKSKRRGKQHEEEENVEEPAEEEAPVMEARVLRRGRKSASAPATPRRQSTHVPKEEEAAESVREALEEKEKVKPVEEVRAEEKDTLMDEEDMVEEAATVESVEEERVAVEAITEEDGKVEEEKEKEAEAPPETATVEEESVVKENVDEEATAKEEEEQEVERVEEENIEEAAAETISVEENMEEEVATTEEKKEEEEVKKEEIVIELAVEKLSEEVAGIEEVDKVEEKEEAKPVEEEKKTSLEEEEQTPVEEEEDAPVVETRVLRRGRKSIPATPTPKRKYTRRDKQEEEKDPAVEEKEPVVEARVLRRGGRGRCSAPAPATHGRKSTRACQQTEEEEDVEATVEPAPEAMEEKMEEEKKVEIVEEASVVEKVKAVEGEGTTLEEENVEAEATTEENEDVEEAAAETAPVKENVEAEATTEENEDVEEAAAETAPVKENVEAEATTEEKEDVEEEKKEVEAVKETIVEMAVEKLAETVEKAENVEEVTAVESVADEVIKKPVEEPAKEGKTSLPEDGEETPVVETRVLRRGRKSIPVTPPKRKSTRRGKQPEEEKDAEEDPAEEEDAPVVETIVLKSDNGGRFSALAPPSATPTCKSTHACIKPEEEEKKEEELEVEKVEEEKMETVAEPIQEALEVVDEAAAATVESMGEERVAEELRTEEEETEAAAETVPVEEESVAEEKVVEGETIQEEEKVEEEKEITETITTQTLKLQKATVVLVDLKQILQPQVGIENVASEIEEVKEDAPKDVAGTDEDEVEDPAVEVEISPPEDEEEAPVVETRVLRRGRKSVPFTPTPKRKSKRKGKQHDEEENVEEPQEKEAAEEDEEQAPVVEARVLRRGRKSASATPRRKSTHATKEPEEEDLAESVRESVDKKEEVKPVEEVRAEEKDTLMDEEDMVEEAATVESVEEERVAVEAITEEDGKVEEEKEEEAEAAKVEEGSVAEVNVDEEATTEEKEKVEEEEEAERVEQENIEEAAAETIGVEDKMEEEVATTEEKKEEEKVEEKKEETLIELLVEQLSEEVYVVEAEKVEEKEEAKPVEEEKKTSPPEEEEQAPVEEEEDAPVVETRVLRRGRKSIPATPTPKRKSTRRDKQAEEKDPAVEEKEPVVETRALRRGGRGRCSAPVPATHGRKSTRSRKQPEEKDEEVEAELVNEQKMVEVVAPVQDAVEAELVNAQKMAEVVAPVQDAVEEKMGEEKAVDEAEAETAPLEEESVAEQKVVEGQTTQEERTATVEEKVEDKIPEKEEKVEEDKKAEAETAPVEEESVADEKVEEEAKPTEEEKVEKAATEEEERVEEDKKEVEAEEEEMVEMGVEKLADVGEEAEQVEESTAVERVADEVLLKPVEEPAEEEEKTSPPEEEEKTSPPEEEDKTSPPEKEEVDEEEQAPVVEVRVLRRGRKSVSVSPPKRKLRGKGQQPEKDEKLEEPEEEEAAEEKEEAPIVEARVLRRGRRSAPTTAPATSRRKSTRVSKHPEEEEDVAAVAEPAPEAMEEKVEEEKAMEEETEAAAETAPVEEESVAEEKVEEVKAVEEEGEIVEDENVEDEKELQIVVKEKVQEAKAAAETEPVEQDNVAEEKVEEELKSIEEETVEEETTEEEEKVEEEKKDMNAEKETFVEMAVEKLAEVVEEAEKVEEVTAVESVADEVVENPAEEEEKTSLPEVEEEAPVVETRVLRRGRKSVPVSPPKLKSTKRGKQVQEEESMEEPEDEEAPIVETRVTRKGRKSVLAPATPRRKSKRARIEPEEEKDENEEEKVDNAAATVKSVEEEKVEEVNELEAEEKVEEETKAVEEARTEEEEKVEEATTEEEEKVEEATTEEEEKVEEATTEEEEKVEEATTEEGEKVEEATTEGGKKVEEATTAGAVVEEAEKVEEVATVMKSVAVEKPVEEEKTSQPEEEAETPVVEIRVLRRGKKSTPVNPPKRRFTPRGKQAEENEKKEEEKVEEVAEHVPEAVEEKEVAAEEDEAPLVEANVLWRGRRSAPSTPRRKSKRARKEPEEEENEEENVEEENAVEEKMVVEENKMEEEEEKVEEPAENAASETKEAEAIAQQPEEVAEQTEQKEEVKNTAETEEEKVADEETDKAVEKDEGDTTNVGKNTDKATVTSATQDEVAGKASEDEEGETLAVEAEEAEKTEETTEEVEDKVQDKAVEEEGEASTTTSQEEERVEAESFEEVVEVPPVVETRAMRSRTKTVTAATPKRKSLRSKSSVDYKEQDAEEEETGNEPTVEEGEDNVVAEEASVVEEEKKEKEEEGAPVPEVAVVKEMEKQPVVSRVLRVRLTATPMAIPTPQQRTSTKRSKIVTPEKVEPEVGMLSSDEEQEESPVEKRNLRKRKSMEPTPVRRSMRRSRT